One Serpentinicella alkaliphila DNA segment encodes these proteins:
- a CDS encoding aminotransferase class III-fold pyridoxal phosphate-dependent enzyme has product MEQISPAGPIYQAGTLSGNPLAMSAGITTLSILKSKPEIYEHIDRLGLMLETGFRDIAKKYNIQAVVNRVGSMLTTFFTDKEVVDFESAMSSNTNLYVEFFTGMLEQGIYMSPSQFEAMFISYAHTEEDIARTIEAADKVMSNII; this is encoded by the coding sequence ATGGAGCAAATTTCACCTGCAGGACCTATATATCAGGCTGGAACTCTTTCTGGGAACCCATTGGCAATGTCAGCGGGAATAACTACATTGAGTATTTTAAAGAGTAAACCCGAAATATACGAGCATATTGATAGACTTGGGCTAATGTTAGAGACTGGCTTCAGGGACATTGCTAAAAAGTATAATATTCAAGCAGTGGTTAATAGGGTTGGTTCAATGCTTACAACTTTCTTTACGGATAAAGAGGTAGTAGATTTCGAAAGTGCAATGAGCAGTAATACGAATTTATATGTGGAATTTTTTACAGGTATGCTAGAACAGGGTATATATATGTCACCATCTCAGTTTGAAGCTATGTTCATATCCTATGCTCATACAGAGGAAGATATAGCTAGGACAATAGAAGCCGCGGACAAAGTAATGAGTAACATTATATAA
- a CDS encoding glutamate-1-semialdehyde 2,1-aminomutase, with the protein MVGSNSVKLFEESKKFIPGGVNSPVRAFRGTTVTPPFIKEGKGSHIIDEDEKEYIDYIGSWGPLILGHGNEQVINSITEAARKGTTYGAPTLKELEMAKLICEAVSSVDMVRMVNSGTEAVMSALRLARGFTGRNKIVKFSGNYHGHTDSLLVKAGSGALTHGVPDSPGVTADVSKNTLTARYNDTQSIKDIFSEYGKDIAAVIIEPIAGNMGVVAARKDFMEYLRSITKEYGALLIIDEVMTGFRVAYGGAQSVYGIEPDITCFGKIIGGGLPVGAYEK; encoded by the coding sequence ATGGTAGGTAGTAATTCTGTTAAATTATTTGAGGAGAGTAAAAAGTTCATACCTGGTGGAGTAAATAGCCCTGTAAGAGCTTTTAGGGGAACAACTGTAACCCCACCCTTTATAAAAGAAGGAAAAGGAAGTCACATTATCGACGAAGATGAAAAGGAATATATTGATTATATAGGCTCCTGGGGTCCACTTATACTTGGCCATGGAAATGAACAGGTTATTAATTCAATAACGGAGGCTGCAAGAAAAGGAACAACCTATGGAGCACCAACTTTGAAAGAACTGGAAATGGCAAAACTTATATGTGAGGCAGTTTCTTCAGTTGATATGGTAAGAATGGTAAACTCAGGAACAGAGGCAGTTATGAGTGCCCTAAGACTTGCTAGAGGGTTTACAGGAAGAAATAAAATTGTTAAATTTAGTGGTAACTATCATGGACATACGGACAGTTTACTTGTAAAGGCAGGATCCGGAGCATTAACTCATGGAGTACCTGACAGTCCTGGAGTTACAGCTGACGTAAGTAAAAACACACTAACCGCAAGGTATAACGATACGCAAAGTATTAAAGACATATTTAGTGAATATGGTAAAGACATTGCTGCAGTAATAATAGAACCAATAGCTGGCAATATGGGAGTGGTAGCTGCCCGTAAAGATTTTATGGAATACCTTAGAAGTATAACTAAAGAGTATGGGGCACTGCTAATAATAGATGAGGTTATGACTGGTTTTAGAGTGGCATATGGTGGCGCTCAGAGCGTGTATGGTATTGAACCTGATATAACTTGCTTCGGTAAAATTATAGGGGGTGGCTTACCAGTGGGAGCCTATGAGAAATAA
- the hemA gene encoding glutamyl-tRNA reductase, giving the protein MNITCIGIDYNKEDIDFRSRVAFTESKYSIVYSRFKEHENILSVVILATCNRTEFYIHYKEDKEIESEAYEIIKDSFGLEHEDIDRFYFHKSELALLHIFKVASGLESMVLGEDQILSQVKLAQSRAMELNCTDRVLNKIFSEAIACAKEVKSRTQISQNKLSISSIAVELIENEVGGLVGKKALVVGIGEMSKLAVKNLCSKGISLIYLANRNLQKCQQIQQECKEVELIEFSQRYDVLSEVDAIISSTAAPHVIFDYDKFLLNSKNRKIIAVDMAVPRDIDDVIGSLENVKLYNVDYFKLVSQQNASLRLKLVEDAIEIIREYVNKLITWIEEGSIHNLLSMVDNYTDKHVTENATSVMYKLELGDSLNRTEVTEYALNVTNKTLKKIVLKLKTMPIEKSKQYASMLEELLG; this is encoded by the coding sequence ATGAATATTACATGTATAGGTATTGATTATAATAAAGAAGATATTGATTTCCGTAGCAGGGTTGCTTTCACAGAAAGCAAGTACAGTATTGTATATAGCAGGTTTAAAGAGCATGAAAATATTTTAAGTGTAGTAATTTTAGCAACCTGTAATAGAACGGAATTTTACATACATTATAAAGAGGATAAAGAGATTGAATCTGAAGCATATGAAATAATTAAAGATAGCTTTGGGTTGGAACATGAAGATATTGATAGATTTTATTTTCATAAGTCAGAACTAGCATTGTTACATATTTTTAAGGTCGCATCTGGACTAGAGTCTATGGTTTTAGGTGAAGATCAAATATTAAGCCAGGTAAAGTTAGCACAGAGTAGAGCAATGGAATTAAACTGTACAGATCGAGTATTAAACAAGATATTTTCAGAGGCTATAGCATGTGCTAAAGAAGTAAAAAGTAGAACACAAATTTCTCAGAACAAGCTATCAATAAGCTCTATAGCTGTTGAACTTATTGAAAATGAGGTAGGCGGACTAGTAGGTAAGAAGGCTTTAGTAGTAGGTATTGGGGAGATGTCAAAACTTGCAGTTAAAAATCTATGTTCTAAAGGGATTTCTTTAATTTATTTGGCTAACCGAAATTTACAAAAATGTCAACAAATTCAGCAGGAGTGTAAGGAAGTAGAACTTATTGAGTTTAGTCAAAGATATGATGTGTTATCCGAAGTAGATGCGATCATAAGTTCAACAGCAGCACCTCATGTTATATTTGATTATGATAAATTTTTATTAAACAGTAAAAATCGAAAAATAATAGCTGTAGATATGGCTGTACCTAGGGATATAGACGATGTAATTGGAAGTCTGGAAAATGTAAAGTTATATAATGTAGACTATTTTAAGTTAGTTTCACAGCAAAATGCCAGCCTAAGATTAAAGCTTGTAGAGGATGCCATAGAAATAATTAGGGAGTACGTTAACAAATTGATTACCTGGATTGAGGAAGGTAGTATACATAATCTCTTAAGTATGGTTGATAACTATACGGATAAGCACGTAACTGAAAATGCTACGTCAGTCATGTATAAATTAGAGCTGGGAGATAGTCTTAATAGAACTGAAGTTACGGAATACGCTTTAAACGTGACTAATAAGACTTTGAAAAAAATTGTGTTGAAGCTGAAAACAATGCCTATAGAAAAATCTAAGCAGTATGCATCAATGCTCGAAGAGTTGTTAGGCTAA
- the cobK gene encoding precorrin-6A reductase gives MMLILGGTSDALNLADELYRICPRLVYSTATEYGDFTASKRLQCKRVYGRKNKEELAELLIKKNVKMLIDATHPFAVNVSENAINVCESLGIEYIRYERPSKIFTADSILFFQNYEEAGRYVEDLEGKIFITTGTNDIEKILCQISEKNRVVARVLSVSQSILKLESLGLKAENIIAMKGPFSEEMNYIMFKESDAKILICKDSGISSGYEEKIQAAKRLNMKILVLKRPDIIYPNKFDSIEEIQKYVINRIKE, from the coding sequence ATGATGCTAATTTTAGGTGGTACTTCTGACGCTTTAAATCTAGCAGATGAGCTATACAGAATATGCCCAAGATTAGTATATAGTACAGCAACAGAATATGGAGATTTTACTGCAAGCAAAAGACTACAGTGTAAAAGAGTATATGGTAGAAAAAATAAAGAAGAACTAGCGGAGCTATTAATAAAAAAAAATGTAAAAATGTTAATAGATGCAACACATCCATTTGCAGTTAATGTATCAGAGAATGCAATAAATGTTTGTGAATCCCTAGGAATTGAATACATAAGATACGAGAGACCCTCAAAAATATTCACAGCTGATAGTATATTATTTTTTCAAAACTACGAAGAAGCAGGGAGATATGTAGAAGACTTAGAAGGTAAAATTTTTATAACTACCGGTACTAATGATATTGAAAAGATTTTATGTCAAATAAGTGAAAAAAATAGAGTTGTAGCCAGAGTACTATCCGTATCACAGTCTATTTTAAAACTAGAAAGTCTAGGATTGAAGGCCGAAAATATTATAGCTATGAAAGGGCCATTTTCTGAGGAAATGAATTATATTATGTTTAAAGAATCAGATGCAAAAATATTAATTTGTAAGGATAGTGGCATAAGCAGTGGTTACGAAGAGAAGATTCAAGCTGCAAAGCGTCTAAATATGAAGATATTGGTCTTAAAACGGCCAGATATTATATATCCAAATAAATTTGATAGCATTGAAGAAATACAGAAGTATGTTATAAATAGAATAAAGGAATAG
- the cobJ gene encoding precorrin-3B C(17)-methyltransferase, producing the protein MNNKLFLIGIGPGSIENMTIRAYKCIEACEVLVGYSVYIDQVRELCNNKKVIERGMGQEIERCRLAIDEVLHGRKTAILCSGDSLLYGMAGLAFELINSLELTDKIEIDVIPGITSAISCSSLLGAPIVEDFCTISLSDYMVSWDKILKRLEKAAEADFVIAIYNPKSKARPDHLKVAMEYIEKYRSNSTPVGVVRNAYRDNEHITITTIKELDYDAIDMFTTLIVGNSNTYIYNEKMITPRGYKL; encoded by the coding sequence ATGAATAATAAGCTATTTTTAATAGGCATTGGACCGGGAAGTATAGAAAATATGACTATAAGGGCATACAAATGTATTGAAGCCTGTGAAGTATTAGTAGGCTATTCTGTTTACATAGATCAGGTTAGGGAGCTCTGTAATAATAAAAAAGTTATTGAACGGGGAATGGGACAAGAGATAGAGCGGTGCCGCCTTGCGATAGATGAGGTATTGCATGGTAGAAAGACAGCAATTTTATGCAGTGGGGATTCATTACTATACGGCATGGCTGGTTTGGCATTTGAGTTAATAAATAGCTTAGAGCTTACTGATAAAATAGAGATTGATGTCATTCCTGGAATTACATCAGCAATATCATGCTCATCTTTGCTAGGGGCCCCAATAGTTGAGGATTTTTGCACTATTAGTCTTAGTGATTACATGGTATCCTGGGATAAAATATTAAAAAGACTAGAAAAAGCAGCAGAAGCAGATTTTGTTATAGCTATATATAATCCAAAAAGCAAGGCAAGACCGGACCACTTAAAAGTGGCTATGGAATATATAGAAAAATATAGAAGTAATTCTACTCCCGTAGGTGTAGTTAGAAATGCCTATAGAGATAATGAGCATATTACAATAACAACAATTAAGGAACTAGACTATGATGCTATCGATATGTTTACTACATTGATAGTAGGAAATAGCAATACATATATATATAATGAAAAAATGATAACCCCTAGGGGGTATAAATTATGA
- the cbiG gene encoding cobalt-precorrin 5A hydrolase — MKRAILSITEDGLRLGLKIQEASSGHLYTLEKYINSGTPNIYPIKGNLKDFMAYVFVEYKEIVMIMSSGIAVRSIAPWLNSKLTDPAVVVCDDSGKYAISLVSGHIGGANKVAEEIGEIIGGQAIITTASDNRNIESVDMLAKRLSLHIDNYENAKLVTACMVNGKSVGYIDEYGILNNGKKSDCSNSAIIYIGNKAKPTIEVKNKTIVKLTKKCLVIGVGCRKGTEPEKLIAAVESIFNENNLSPVAIKGIATIDLKGKEPAIIQLSNYYNVNLNIISREDIKKVEDRFENSTFVKETIGVGSVCEPAAYISSNYGKRIVPKVKAGGITVSVYEVKNVEVIDE; from the coding sequence ATGAAGAGGGCCATATTATCAATTACAGAGGATGGGTTAAGACTGGGACTTAAAATACAGGAAGCTTCCTCAGGTCATTTATATACTCTGGAAAAATATATTAACTCTGGTACTCCAAATATCTACCCGATAAAAGGGAATTTAAAGGATTTTATGGCATATGTTTTTGTGGAGTATAAAGAGATAGTAATGATAATGTCCAGTGGAATAGCCGTAAGAAGTATTGCACCATGGCTTAACTCTAAATTAACAGATCCTGCAGTAGTTGTATGCGATGACTCTGGAAAATATGCCATTAGTCTTGTTTCTGGGCATATTGGAGGTGCAAATAAAGTCGCTGAAGAAATAGGTGAAATCATCGGTGGACAAGCAATAATAACAACGGCCTCTGATAACAGAAACATTGAGTCTGTAGATATGTTAGCTAAAAGGCTTAGCTTACACATAGATAATTATGAGAATGCAAAGCTAGTAACTGCTTGTATGGTTAATGGTAAATCCGTAGGATATATTGATGAATATGGTATTTTAAATAATGGTAAAAAAAGCGACTGTTCCAATTCCGCTATAATATACATTGGTAACAAAGCAAAGCCTACGATAGAAGTAAAAAATAAAACTATAGTTAAGCTAACTAAAAAGTGCTTAGTAATTGGTGTTGGTTGTAGAAAAGGTACAGAACCTGAAAAACTTATAGCAGCAGTTGAAAGTATATTTAATGAAAATAATTTATCTCCTGTAGCAATTAAGGGGATAGCTACGATTGACTTAAAGGGTAAGGAACCAGCCATAATACAGCTTTCAAATTACTATAATGTGAATTTGAATATTATATCCAGAGAGGACATTAAGAAAGTTGAAGATAGATTCGAAAATTCTACTTTTGTAAAAGAAACTATTGGAGTGGGTAGCGTTTGTGAACCAGCGGCATATATATCATCGAACTATGGTAAAAGAATAGTACCTAAGGTAAAAGCAGGTGGTATTACTGTTAGTGTTTATGAGGTGAAAAATGTGGAGGTAATAGATGAATAA
- the cobM gene encoding precorrin-4 C(11)-methyltransferase, which produces MVYFIGAGPGDEELITVKGMKRLQVVDVVIYAGSLVSKKLLDYCKSDVEIYDSASMDFNQVIEVMQESHNKGKTLARLHTGDPSIYGTIKEQMDELDRRNIPYEIIPGVSSFLAAASRVKAEFTLPGVSQTVIITRLEGRTGKSEGGRLDELSKHRASMSIFLSIQDIEGVVEQLKVGYSEETPVAVVYKATWPDEKILRGTLKDIADKVKAENIDRFAQILVGDFLNSEYEMSKLYDACFTHMYRSGTK; this is translated from the coding sequence ATGGTATATTTTATAGGGGCTGGCCCCGGTGATGAGGAGCTTATTACGGTGAAGGGCATGAAAAGACTTCAGGTGGTTGATGTAGTAATTTATGCAGGTTCATTAGTAAGTAAGAAACTATTAGATTACTGCAAATCCGATGTAGAAATTTATGATAGTGCCTCAATGGACTTCAATCAAGTGATAGAGGTAATGCAAGAAAGTCATAATAAAGGGAAGACTTTAGCTAGGCTACATACTGGTGATCCATCTATTTACGGAACTATAAAGGAGCAAATGGATGAGCTTGATAGAAGAAACATACCTTATGAAATAATACCCGGGGTTAGTTCATTTTTAGCAGCTGCGTCTCGAGTAAAAGCAGAGTTTACTTTACCAGGGGTAAGCCAAACAGTAATAATAACTAGGCTTGAGGGACGAACAGGAAAGTCTGAAGGTGGAAGGTTAGATGAATTATCAAAGCATAGGGCATCTATGTCTATTTTTCTTTCTATTCAGGATATAGAAGGGGTAGTAGAGCAACTTAAAGTAGGCTACAGTGAAGAGACACCAGTGGCAGTTGTCTATAAGGCAACTTGGCCTGATGAAAAAATTTTAAGAGGAACACTTAAGGATATAGCCGATAAGGTTAAGGCTGAAAATATAGATAGATTTGCTCAAATATTAGTAGGTGATTTTCTAAACTCTGAGTATGAAATGTCGAAGCTATATGATGCTTGTTTTACACATATGTATAGGAGTGGAACAAAATGA
- the cobI gene encoding precorrin-2 C(20)-methyltransferase, giving the protein MSKFYGIGVGPGDKELLTLKAVRVLENIDLLIIPEAKKSNGSIAYEIAKDFINPRAEIIYMEFPMVNNTEIMYEVGKKAARVVESYAADGKDIGFITLGDPSVYSTYSYILKNLDSEVEVETIPGITSFCASAALLNKPLVTGEEILSIIPATADEELINRAIDVSGGQAFLKVFNHSEKLINILNEKGLIDNSVMVKRCGLEGCEVVHSIEEHLKKGKQYLSIVISRKEY; this is encoded by the coding sequence TTGAGTAAGTTTTATGGTATAGGAGTGGGTCCTGGAGATAAGGAACTATTAACTTTAAAAGCAGTGAGGGTATTAGAAAATATAGATTTATTAATTATCCCTGAGGCTAAGAAAAGTAACGGAAGTATTGCATATGAAATAGCTAAAGATTTTATAAATCCTAGGGCAGAGATTATATATATGGAGTTTCCAATGGTAAATAATACGGAAATAATGTATGAAGTGGGCAAAAAGGCTGCTAGAGTAGTGGAGTCCTATGCTGCGGATGGAAAGGATATTGGCTTTATCACCCTCGGAGATCCATCTGTATACAGTACATATAGCTATATTTTAAAGAATTTGGACTCAGAGGTAGAAGTGGAAACTATACCGGGAATTACATCCTTTTGTGCATCAGCAGCTCTGTTAAATAAACCCTTGGTAACTGGAGAAGAGATACTATCAATTATACCAGCCACTGCAGATGAAGAGCTTATTAATAGAGCTATTGATGTTAGTGGAGGACAAGCCTTTCTGAAGGTTTTTAACCATAGTGAAAAGCTAATAAATATATTAAATGAAAAAGGGCTCATAGATAACAGTGTTATGGTAAAAAGGTGCGGATTAGAAGGTTGTGAAGTAGTGCATAGTATAGAAGAGCATTTAAAGAAAGGTAAACAGTATTTATCCATAGTAATTAGTCGGAAGGAGTATTAA
- the cbiT gene encoding precorrin-6Y C5,15-methyltransferase (decarboxylating) subunit CbiT: MSWNYRTPGIPEEYFITGNVPITKTEVRVISLSKLKLTEDLVVLDIGCGTGSVTVEMGLLCPNGLVYSIDSNEEAIELVNKNVERFQLNNVNIIKGEAPEALPTTAFDRIFIGGGSKNIVEIVDYVHKHLKTGGIVVANTILLESTYNLLKILSEKGFKDIECINVNISKAATVPGWMMKAQNPIYIISALK, from the coding sequence ATGAGTTGGAATTATAGAACACCAGGTATACCTGAGGAATACTTTATTACAGGTAATGTACCAATAACAAAAACGGAAGTTAGGGTAATATCTTTAAGTAAACTAAAATTAACTGAAGATTTAGTAGTGCTAGATATAGGGTGTGGTACAGGTAGTGTTACTGTGGAGATGGGCCTACTTTGTCCGAATGGATTAGTATACAGTATAGATAGTAATGAAGAGGCTATTGAGTTAGTAAATAAGAATGTTGAACGATTTCAGCTAAATAATGTGAATATTATAAAGGGAGAAGCCCCAGAGGCTTTACCAACTACTGCCTTTGATAGGATTTTTATAGGTGGGGGTAGTAAAAATATAGTTGAAATAGTGGACTATGTACATAAACATCTTAAAACAGGTGGAATAGTTGTAGCAAATACTATTTTATTAGAAAGTACATACAATCTTTTAAAGATTTTATCAGAAAAGGGATTTAAAGATATTGAGTGCATAAATGTCAATATATCTAAAGCTGCTACTGTCCCTGGTTGGATGATGAAGGCACAAAATCCAATTTATATAATAAGTGCTCTAAAATGA
- the cbiE gene encoding precorrin-6y C5,15-methyltransferase (decarboxylating) subunit CbiE yields MNSITIVGIGPGALELVTPIALKAIEDCDLIVAGKRNLKTFEHLGKEVLEFDSGIKDMIEKVEYLRTFKKVCIAVSGDPGFYSFLDAFISKFDESELTVIPGISSFQYLFSKLKKSWKNFELLSLHGRIFDDIDFNKREGVLFLTDKKNTPSVIATNLLENGYCNMRMIIGENLSYDDERITISSPETIKSMEFSDLCVVVIER; encoded by the coding sequence ATGAATAGTATTACTATAGTGGGCATTGGACCTGGAGCGTTAGAATTAGTTACACCAATAGCTTTGAAAGCAATAGAGGACTGCGATCTAATAGTAGCAGGTAAAAGAAACCTCAAAACTTTTGAGCATTTAGGTAAGGAAGTATTAGAGTTTGATTCCGGAATAAAGGATATGATCGAAAAAGTAGAATATTTGAGAACATTTAAAAAAGTATGTATTGCAGTTTCAGGTGATCCAGGTTTCTACAGTTTTTTAGATGCCTTTATTAGTAAATTTGATGAATCAGAGTTAACTGTCATACCTGGAATAAGCTCTTTTCAATATCTATTTTCGAAACTAAAAAAGAGCTGGAAAAATTTCGAGTTACTTAGTCTTCATGGAAGAATATTTGATGACATAGATTTCAATAAAAGGGAAGGTGTTTTATTTCTCACCGATAAAAAGAATACCCCTTCTGTAATTGCCACAAACCTGTTGGAAAACGGGTATTGCAATATGAGGATGATAATTGGAGAAAATCTTTCATATGATGATGAAAGAATTACTATTTCAAGTCCTGAAACAATAAAAAGTATGGAATTTAGTGACTTATGTGTGGTGGTGATAGAAAGATGA
- the cbiD gene encoding cobalt-precorrin-5B (C(1))-methyltransferase CbiD: MDNSKFVMKNGKKLRTGFTTGSCAAAAAKAAVYMLFNDRILEQVEIDTPKGWKLKLDVNDPVITEEYATCYIIKDAGDDPDITDGIHVYAKVRKVITKEIKIISGKGIGIVTMPGLQVKPGSPAINPIPMVMIKKEVSEVLPKGTGIEIELSIPAGEELAKKTFNPRLGIVGGLSILGTTGIVEPMSEDAIKDTLALELNYKKEVGLSSIVLVPGNYGEVFSKTWLNIKEDKIVKISNYLGFALEKCSELGFKRVILAGHIGKLVKPAGGIFYTHSRVSDTRMEILVAYLGIMGCPQHKLVQIMECRTTEEAIQIIESEDFEDIYITLVDKCALRCEEYVFGSLSIGVAMFSMKKLLAKSNKVDSIMEVLAHE, encoded by the coding sequence TTGGATAATAGTAAATTTGTTATGAAAAATGGTAAAAAACTTAGGACTGGCTTCACTACAGGCTCATGTGCTGCAGCTGCGGCTAAGGCAGCGGTATATATGTTATTTAATGATAGAATTTTAGAACAAGTAGAAATTGATACTCCAAAGGGCTGGAAGCTTAAACTAGATGTAAATGACCCGGTTATTACAGAAGAATATGCAACCTGCTATATTATTAAGGACGCAGGAGACGATCCAGACATTACAGACGGAATACATGTTTATGCAAAAGTAAGAAAAGTAATAACTAAGGAAATAAAAATAATCTCAGGAAAAGGAATAGGAATTGTAACTATGCCGGGCTTACAAGTAAAGCCAGGTAGTCCAGCTATAAATCCTATTCCTATGGTTATGATAAAAAAGGAAGTTTCAGAGGTTTTACCCAAGGGCACTGGTATTGAAATAGAGCTTTCAATACCAGCTGGAGAAGAGCTGGCAAAGAAGACATTTAATCCAAGGCTAGGAATAGTGGGAGGCCTTTCTATACTAGGAACAACGGGTATTGTGGAGCCTATGTCAGAAGATGCCATTAAAGATACTCTTGCTTTAGAATTAAATTACAAAAAAGAAGTGGGATTAAGTAGTATAGTGCTAGTGCCAGGAAATTACGGTGAAGTTTTTTCTAAGACATGGCTAAATATAAAAGAAGATAAGATCGTAAAGATAAGTAATTATCTTGGATTTGCTCTAGAGAAATGTAGTGAGCTGGGCTTTAAGCGAGTTATATTAGCAGGACATATCGGAAAATTAGTCAAACCTGCAGGGGGTATATTTTATACTCACAGTAGAGTAAGTGATACTAGAATGGAAATCTTGGTAGCATATCTTGGAATTATGGGATGTCCACAGCATAAACTTGTACAAATAATGGAGTGTAGGACAACTGAGGAGGCAATACAAATTATTGAAAGCGAAGATTTTGAAGATATTTACATCACTTTGGTAGACAAATGCGCATTAAGGTGTGAAGAGTATGTTTTTGGCTCTTTAAGTATTGGAGTTGCCATGTTTTCAATGAAAAAGTTACTTGCAAAAAGTAATAAAGTCGATAGTATTATGGAGGTGTTAGCTCATGAATAG
- a CDS encoding precorrin-8X methylmutase: protein MFEYIKNPNLIEEKSFDIISELLGDKNVIGLSGDIIKRVIHTTADFEYVHLLEFKLGVEQLLLKAFKEGCTIVSDTNMIKAGISKKLSNELGIKIECYVDSKEAYDVSKTEGITRSMAAVDIAGKLNENIVFIIGNAPTALYRIMELYKNNRIKPIAVVGVPVGFVGAAESKDELWNTEIPCIITRGRKGGSTIGVAIVNAILREANKSLG, encoded by the coding sequence ATGTTTGAGTATATTAAAAATCCTAATTTAATTGAGGAAAAGAGCTTTGACATAATCAGTGAGCTTTTAGGAGACAAAAATGTAATCGGATTGAGCGGAGATATAATTAAAAGGGTAATTCACACGACTGCTGATTTCGAATATGTGCACTTATTGGAGTTTAAATTAGGGGTTGAACAATTGCTATTAAAAGCCTTTAAGGAAGGCTGTACAATAGTTAGCGATACTAATATGATTAAAGCAGGAATAAGTAAAAAGCTATCTAATGAATTAGGAATAAAGATTGAATGTTATGTAGACAGTAAGGAGGCCTATGACGTATCGAAGACTGAAGGTATTACCCGTTCTATGGCAGCTGTTGACATCGCAGGAAAATTAAATGAAAATATCGTTTTTATCATTGGCAATGCACCAACAGCCCTATATAGAATTATGGAGCTGTATAAAAATAATAGAATTAAACCTATAGCTGTAGTTGGAGTTCCAGTGGGCTTTGTAGGAGCAGCTGAATCTAAGGATGAGCTATGGAATACAGAAATACCTTGTATAATTACTAGGGGTAGAAAAGGTGGAAGTACAATAGGAGTAGCTATTGTAAATGCTATTTTGAGGGAGGCAAATAAAAGCCTTGGATAA
- a CDS encoding sirohydrochlorin chelatase, translating to MKGIIIIGHGSRNKEAQSQFIQVVDKVREKTQLVVEGAFMELAEPGFFDVIKKLEDMGIIEITVYPLFLFSGVHINEDIPQMIGEAEQKHPGIMFRMLEPIGVREELINIVVNSIKE from the coding sequence ATGAAAGGAATAATTATTATAGGACACGGAAGCAGAAATAAGGAAGCTCAAAGTCAGTTTATACAAGTAGTAGATAAGGTTAGAGAGAAGACACAGTTAGTAGTAGAAGGAGCATTTATGGAACTTGCAGAACCAGGTTTCTTTGATGTAATAAAAAAACTGGAAGATATGGGGATTATTGAAATTACGGTTTATCCACTCTTTCTATTTTCAGGTGTACATATAAATGAAGACATACCTCAAATGATAGGGGAAGCAGAACAAAAACATCCTGGAATAATGTTTAGAATGTTAGAACCAATAGGAGTAAGAGAAGAGCTGATTAATATAGTTGTAAATTCTATTAAGGAGTAA